In Apium graveolens cultivar Ventura chromosome 10, ASM990537v1, whole genome shotgun sequence, the following are encoded in one genomic region:
- the LOC141692711 gene encoding small polypeptide DEVIL 11-like, translated as MATASELFLDEKWKLSRKEVSRSVSSAALIRRINSSSKSKHQGNRRCGFTRKCASLVKEQRARFYIMRRCVTMLICWRDNFSDS; from the coding sequence ATGGCAACAGCAAGTGAGTTATTTTTAGACGAGAAATGGAAGTTATCAAGAAAAGAAGTATCAAGAAGTGTATCATCAGCAGCTCTAATAAGAAGAATCAactcttcatcaaaatcaaaacaTCAAGGGAACAGAAGATGTGGGTTCACAAGAAAGTGTGCTAGTCTTGTAAAAGAGCAGAGAGCTAGATTTTATATCATGAGGCGCTGTGTTACTATGCTCATTTGTTGGCGTGATAATTTCTCTGATTCTTGA